The Bacteriovorax sp. Seq25_V genome has a window encoding:
- a CDS encoding CFI-box-CTERM domain-containing protein codes for MAAKDKKDKSQEEEKHSDGMINAYRDRLKVLKHAQEFSSKGEIPKAVEKYSQYLGILAAYNRTTEPQLSPKMFDPVKDLTEMLLISHAYWDLARSYDRSPKLQKECIRCLQQFISFTLGFKFQHVNAQMLKKFIKSKKVYNKKAFEQALARINVESKACFIATHAYPSNDNFILDDLRKFKSILLESRVGALFVDTYYSVSPRLVDFLDNRKNLNTIITNFLIKPFLKLTHRVLKIFIL; via the coding sequence ATGGCCGCAAAAGATAAGAAAGATAAATCACAAGAAGAAGAGAAACACTCTGATGGCATGATTAATGCCTACCGAGATAGACTCAAGGTCCTTAAACATGCTCAGGAATTTTCATCGAAAGGCGAAATACCAAAAGCCGTTGAAAAATACTCCCAATACCTTGGCATCCTTGCAGCATATAACAGGACAACTGAGCCACAACTGTCTCCTAAGATGTTTGATCCGGTAAAGGATTTAACTGAGATGCTTTTGATAAGCCATGCTTACTGGGATCTTGCACGTTCATACGATCGTAGTCCAAAGCTACAAAAAGAATGTATTCGCTGTCTTCAGCAATTTATTTCATTTACTCTAGGTTTCAAATTTCAACACGTTAATGCTCAAATGTTAAAGAAATTTATCAAGAGCAAGAAAGTCTATAATAAAAAAGCATTTGAACAAGCACTAGCGAGGATTAATGTAGAATCAAAAGCTTGTTTTATTGCGACTCATGCTTACCCATCAAATGATAACTTCATTCTTGATGACTTACGTAAGTTTAAATCTATTTTATTAGAGTCGAGAGTTGGGGCTCTCTTTGTTGATACATACTATTCTGTATCGCCAAGACTTGTGGACTTTCTTGATAATCGCAAGAATCTCAATACAATAATTACAAATTTTCTGATAAAACCTTTTTTGAAATTAACTCATAGGGTACTTAAAATTTTTATATTATGA
- a CDS encoding LptF/LptG family permease, giving the protein MIIRKLITREWIRFCAAAFVALLSLLSVGNLVTGFMRGNVSASEVLLSYLIQVPNFMIQILPVSCLIASLFSINKLKNRNELTAIFAAGYSRQSYIIDLLQVSTYVAVLQFILSAYISPYINSKRFDLLEDSVTKFRSLKTQGLSSSTIGSGEVWYKSGDYYFSFSHFDTKANKLFNINIYSFDTEYKLKKITSIPSMSYNFNDKTWLPDNVKEIALLNTPTFPRIEEYVSPIFLNEQLEDFKKIESDITTLSFFKLYDYIRQLRRSGINIGEYLVIFYKHISDSIICIIFALLAAIPIFNPNRRNSSFGKSASFVFTFTLLYWLVQTYFIELGKNLKIIPLLACFTVPFLFSVFIFVVFYKNRKLA; this is encoded by the coding sequence ATGATTATCAGAAAACTTATAACAAGAGAATGGATCCGTTTTTGTGCTGCTGCGTTCGTTGCACTCTTGAGTCTATTATCTGTTGGAAATCTTGTTACTGGTTTTATGCGTGGTAATGTTTCTGCTTCTGAAGTTCTTCTAAGCTACTTAATTCAAGTGCCCAACTTTATGATTCAGATCCTTCCGGTTTCATGTCTTATCGCCTCTCTTTTTAGTATTAATAAACTAAAGAATAGAAATGAGTTAACGGCCATCTTCGCTGCAGGATATTCACGCCAATCATATATTATTGATCTCTTACAAGTTAGTACATATGTCGCTGTTCTACAATTTATCCTCAGTGCTTATATATCACCTTATATTAATTCTAAGAGATTTGATCTTCTCGAGGATTCTGTAACGAAGTTTAGAAGTCTTAAAACGCAAGGTCTCAGTTCATCTACCATTGGAAGTGGTGAAGTTTGGTACAAAAGCGGTGATTACTATTTCTCTTTTTCACACTTTGATACTAAAGCAAACAAGCTCTTCAATATTAACATTTACTCATTTGATACAGAATATAAGCTAAAGAAGATTACATCTATTCCATCAATGTCTTACAATTTTAATGATAAGACGTGGCTACCTGACAATGTTAAAGAAATTGCTCTTTTGAATACACCAACCTTTCCTCGAATAGAAGAATATGTTTCTCCAATTTTTCTCAATGAACAACTTGAAGACTTCAAGAAAATTGAATCTGATATTACAACTCTGAGCTTTTTTAAGCTTTATGACTACATTAGACAGCTAAGAAGAAGTGGAATTAATATTGGTGAATATCTAGTGATTTTTTATAAACATATTTCAGATTCCATCATTTGTATTATATTTGCACTATTGGCTGCGATACCAATCTTTAATCCAAATAGACGAAACTCTTCTTTTGGGAAAAGTGCAAGCTTTGTCTTTACCTTTACTTTACTCTACTGGCTTGTCCAAACGTATTTCATTGAACTAGGTAAGAACTTAAAAATCATTCCACTTCTTGCATGTTTTACGGTACCTTTCCTCTTCTCTGTATTTATATTTGTAGTATTTTATAAAAATAGGAAACTGGCTTGA
- a CDS encoding glycosyltransferase family 39 protein has translation MITQLKKYFLPFAILIVCFFYFFDLSNLDALRQGTEGFYLQISKEMFEANSWLTPYYRGARHWSKPFLHFLFPFPLYETGFFTNIQAARLSIAFITIVSIFITAKLLEKRTKIAPYATFLFFLSSVGLIKYGRIFMMEIPLSLLCFVGSLFLYEYLKSPTKKYLFFATLFISLSILIKGPVSFVLSSASIGFYILFNFLIKKEKIPFKTLSIYVGCTLFFSSLWFIRSYVVYGDEFFNYFFLRENMGKFSTKSYPIRHVFQGLLIFSLPWSLYLPSIIKNKYRSFNLSNDFLNFIFIHCFFFFVIWLIPTQRSHHYAMPAIPFFLTLILFGLNDNKILISKFANISITLFMSFVIGVLLIPTFKAELFPEHHNLTLFMILTLSILILSIIVFIKSKNISLKSLSCLIFIGWIWVFVAPQFIPAQLPPKAIELIGDRNLAGFVNKPYFIEEAIGRDMTLMQPHRLRENIDNTSIFILSFDSYQSLNFAQSCSILTDWKIWKRRTRMHEIIDAISSNNINKIRTKYVLFECKL, from the coding sequence TTGATTACGCAACTTAAAAAGTATTTTCTCCCTTTCGCTATATTAATCGTTTGTTTTTTTTATTTCTTTGATCTTTCAAACCTTGATGCTTTAAGACAAGGAACAGAGGGTTTTTATTTACAAATTTCTAAAGAAATGTTTGAAGCTAATTCTTGGCTTACTCCTTATTATCGAGGAGCTCGTCATTGGTCTAAACCATTTCTACACTTTTTATTTCCTTTTCCTCTATATGAAACTGGGTTTTTCACGAACATTCAAGCTGCTCGATTATCGATTGCGTTTATTACAATTGTTTCTATTTTTATCACGGCTAAACTACTCGAAAAGAGAACAAAAATTGCGCCCTATGCGACTTTTCTCTTCTTCCTTTCTTCAGTTGGCCTAATAAAATACGGTCGAATTTTTATGATGGAAATTCCACTTAGTCTTTTATGCTTTGTTGGCTCTCTCTTTCTCTATGAATATTTAAAGTCCCCAACTAAGAAGTACCTTTTTTTTGCAACGCTCTTCATCTCGCTTTCGATTTTAATAAAAGGGCCTGTTTCTTTTGTGTTAAGTAGTGCCTCTATTGGCTTCTATATACTTTTTAACTTCCTTATTAAGAAAGAAAAAATACCTTTTAAAACCCTTTCAATCTATGTTGGATGCACACTTTTCTTCTCTTCTCTATGGTTTATTCGCTCATATGTTGTTTATGGTGATGAATTCTTTAATTACTTTTTCCTTCGTGAGAACATGGGAAAATTTTCTACAAAAAGCTATCCAATTCGACATGTATTCCAGGGGCTACTTATATTTTCTCTTCCTTGGAGTCTTTACCTTCCAAGTATTATTAAAAACAAATACCGCTCATTTAATCTAAGTAATGATTTTCTAAATTTCATTTTTATTCATTGTTTCTTTTTTTTCGTCATCTGGCTTATCCCAACTCAACGGTCACATCACTATGCAATGCCAGCGATTCCATTTTTCTTAACGCTTATTCTTTTTGGTCTCAATGACAATAAGATACTCATTTCTAAATTTGCAAATATTTCTATTACACTTTTTATGAGTTTTGTAATTGGTGTACTACTTATACCGACATTCAAGGCAGAGCTATTTCCTGAGCATCATAATTTGACTTTATTCATGATACTTACACTTTCAATTCTTATTTTGAGTATCATAGTTTTTATCAAATCCAAGAATATTTCTCTCAAATCTTTATCTTGTCTAATTTTTATTGGGTGGATTTGGGTTTTCGTTGCACCACAGTTTATACCTGCTCAACTTCCACCTAAGGCAATAGAACTTATCGGAGATAGAAACCTTGCCGGGTTTGTGAATAAACCATATTTTATTGAGGAAGCAATAGGAAGAGATATGACTCTTATGCAGCCCCACAGATTACGTGAAAATATCGACAATACATCAATATTCATACTCAGTTTTGATTCTTACCAATCGCTTAATTTTGCCCAAAGTTGTTCTATTTTAACTGACTGGAAAATATGGAAGCGTAGAACTAGAATGCATGAAATTATTGATGCAATTTCCTCTAATAATATCAATAAGATAAGAACCAAATACGTCCTCTTTGAGTGTAAACTATAA
- the def gene encoding peptide deformylase, which translates to MNILENYTLEGELLPIFTMPAPVLKQVAKPVEVFDEDLKKLCKDMLYTMYHAPGIGLAAPQVGKSIRLFVMDIDYNREEITKADGSKDFALSDFQPKIFINPVIEKISGEILYEEGCLSVPGIYEEVSRSEHIKIKYQDINGDHHEMEAHELLSVCIQHENDHLDGIVFLERLSTLKRNFLTKKYLKAKKKKG; encoded by the coding sequence ATGAATATATTAGAAAATTACACTCTCGAGGGCGAGCTGCTTCCGATTTTTACGATGCCAGCTCCAGTATTAAAACAAGTAGCTAAACCAGTTGAAGTTTTTGACGAAGACTTGAAAAAACTTTGCAAGGATATGCTCTACACAATGTACCACGCACCAGGAATTGGCCTGGCGGCTCCGCAAGTTGGTAAATCAATCCGTCTTTTTGTAATGGATATCGATTACAATCGTGAAGAAATTACTAAGGCAGATGGTTCTAAAGACTTTGCTCTTTCAGACTTCCAACCAAAAATCTTTATCAACCCAGTTATTGAAAAAATTTCTGGTGAAATTCTTTATGAAGAAGGTTGTTTATCTGTTCCTGGAATTTACGAAGAAGTTTCAAGAAGTGAACATATCAAAATCAAATACCAAGATATCAATGGTGATCACCATGAAATGGAAGCACATGAACTCCTTTCAGTTTGTATCCAACATGAGAATGATCATCTTGATGGCATTGTATTTCTTGAAAGACTAAGTACTCTAAAAAGAAATTTCTTAACGAAGAAGTATCTAAAAGCAAAAAAGAAAAAAGGATAG
- the fmt gene encoding methionyl-tRNA formyltransferase, which translates to MKKLNVVFCGTPDFSVPALELLANHPSINLHAVITMPDRPAGRGHKLQSPPVAEFAKQHKIKLIQTENINREPDSIAELEKAEIDFFVVLAFAQFLGSKILQLPKLGCFNIHTSLLPKYRGAAPIQYALLNGDEMTGVSIQKMVKQMDAGDLVKEHPVTISPDETGGQLYTRLKFQAALTLNDLITDILNGTVSYKVQDEAHVSFAPTLKKEDGLINFETESAKVIFDKVRALKPWPGTYTYINSKRVKVIDVSKESYKVSPGSIQVIENKLVLGTAEGCLRLLSLQFEGKKACSDRDYLNGLQGDLNLTLTKDHL; encoded by the coding sequence ATGAAAAAACTTAATGTAGTTTTCTGTGGTACCCCTGATTTTTCAGTTCCAGCTCTTGAGCTTCTAGCTAATCACCCAAGTATTAATCTCCATGCAGTGATAACTATGCCCGATCGTCCTGCAGGACGTGGGCATAAGCTACAGTCACCACCAGTGGCAGAATTTGCAAAACAGCATAAAATCAAACTTATCCAAACAGAAAATATTAATCGCGAACCAGATTCAATAGCTGAACTAGAGAAAGCTGAAATAGATTTCTTTGTTGTTTTAGCTTTTGCACAATTTCTTGGTTCTAAAATTCTTCAACTCCCAAAACTTGGTTGTTTTAATATCCACACTTCACTTCTTCCAAAATACAGAGGCGCCGCACCTATTCAGTACGCTCTACTCAATGGTGATGAAATGACAGGCGTTTCTATTCAAAAGATGGTGAAGCAAATGGATGCTGGGGATCTTGTTAAAGAACACCCTGTTACCATCTCTCCCGATGAAACTGGCGGACAACTTTATACCCGCTTAAAGTTTCAGGCTGCTCTAACTCTTAATGATCTTATTACTGATATCTTAAATGGAACTGTTTCCTATAAAGTTCAGGACGAAGCTCATGTTTCATTTGCACCAACATTGAAAAAAGAAGATGGTTTAATTAACTTTGAAACTGAGTCTGCTAAAGTTATTTTTGATAAAGTACGTGCATTAAAACCTTGGCCTGGCACGTATACATATATTAACTCCAAAAGGGTTAAAGTTATTGATGTTTCTAAAGAGTCTTACAAAGTTTCACCTGGAAGTATACAGGTCATAGAGAACAAACTAGTTCTTGGAACAGCTGAAGGATGCCTGCGCCTACTTTCTCTTCAATTTGAAGGCAAGAAGGCTTGTAGTGACCGTGATTACTTAAATGGTCTCCAGGGAGATCTTAATTTAACGCTAACAAAGGATCATTTGTGA
- the rpe gene encoding ribulose-phosphate 3-epimerase, giving the protein MIISPSILSADFMNLETDINSLGKRDDLWLHLDVMDGHFVPNMTFGIPIIKQLAKITEIPLDMHLMVTNPDFHIEELKDTKLQNVTFHVEAVSDILALVTKAKKYYPSVGISIKPGTSVSSLTPDVLDLVDLILVMSVEPGFGGQKFMPDSIQKIKDLTTLKKLNNYHYQIQVDGGIDNNTVKDVVHAGADNLVAGSYIFGASPDEYSNRIESLKIK; this is encoded by the coding sequence GTGATTATTTCTCCAAGTATTCTTTCTGCAGACTTCATGAATCTTGAAACAGATATCAACTCTCTTGGAAAGCGTGACGACCTTTGGCTTCACCTTGATGTCATGGATGGTCACTTTGTTCCAAACATGACTTTTGGTATCCCAATAATTAAGCAACTTGCAAAAATCACTGAAATTCCTCTTGATATGCACTTAATGGTGACAAATCCTGATTTTCATATAGAAGAATTAAAAGATACTAAACTTCAAAATGTAACCTTTCACGTAGAGGCGGTATCTGATATTTTGGCACTTGTAACCAAGGCTAAGAAGTATTATCCAAGTGTTGGAATTAGCATCAAACCTGGCACAAGTGTTAGTTCACTCACTCCAGATGTTTTAGATCTTGTTGATCTTATATTGGTAATGTCTGTAGAGCCTGGGTTCGGTGGACAAAAATTTATGCCAGATTCGATTCAAAAAATAAAAGATCTCACTACGCTTAAGAAGTTGAATAATTATCACTATCAAATTCAAGTCGATGGTGGAATTGATAATAATACTGTCAAAGATGTTGTTCACGCCGGAGCAGACAATCTTGTCGCGGGATCATATATCTTTGGCGCCAGTCCAGACGAGTATTCAAACAGAATTGAAAGTTTAAAAATTAAATAG
- the hutH gene encoding histidine ammonia-lyase, with amino-acid sequence MGKEIIIDGHSLTMEDIFLVANAKTTDVKVSLSPIAKESILKSREYVHKIVEKGEPVYGINTGFGALATKHIAKKDLSQLQVNLIRSHCTGVGKPFSREVTRAIMLLRANCLTSGYSGVSIEAIELLIDFLNHDITPVVPEKGSVGASGDLAPLSHIALALIGEGEVVVDGKAQKSDFAIHQIGKKPVILGPKDGLALINGTAVMAALGALAIYKSERLVKLADIAAACTLEGVRGTASAYDYKIHSLKPHPGQLASAINLNKLLEESGILHSHPDCGKVQDPYSLRCVPQVHGACRQTLAHSKEVLGIELNAVTDNPLIFVNEDEVISGGNFHGEAIAMAMDYLAIGLAELCNISERRVEKMMNPTFSDLPAFLTPNSGLNSGLMIAHVTAAALTSENKYLCHPASVDSVPTSTDKEDHVSMGVTAGRKLHEVLDNLTKCLSIEFLCNTQAIDLLRPLKSSPAIEALIAHVRKTVPMIEDDRIFYKDMNNIEALINNNELLSVVEKVIGELN; translated from the coding sequence ATGGGAAAAGAAATTATCATTGATGGTCATAGCTTAACAATGGAAGACATCTTTCTTGTTGCTAATGCAAAAACAACTGACGTTAAAGTGTCGCTATCTCCAATAGCGAAAGAAAGTATTTTAAAGTCACGCGAATATGTACACAAAATCGTAGAGAAAGGTGAGCCTGTTTACGGTATCAATACTGGTTTCGGCGCACTCGCAACTAAGCACATTGCTAAAAAAGACTTATCTCAATTACAGGTAAATCTTATTCGTTCTCACTGTACTGGCGTTGGTAAACCTTTTTCACGTGAAGTGACTCGAGCAATTATGCTTCTTAGAGCAAACTGTTTAACTTCTGGTTATTCAGGTGTTTCTATTGAAGCAATTGAACTACTCATTGATTTTCTAAATCATGATATTACTCCAGTAGTACCAGAGAAAGGCTCTGTTGGTGCATCTGGTGACCTTGCACCACTATCACACATTGCTCTTGCTCTAATTGGTGAAGGCGAAGTTGTCGTTGATGGTAAAGCTCAAAAGTCTGACTTCGCAATTCATCAGATTGGCAAAAAACCTGTGATACTAGGACCGAAGGATGGCCTCGCGCTAATTAACGGTACTGCTGTTATGGCAGCACTAGGTGCTCTTGCAATTTATAAATCAGAGAGATTAGTAAAGCTTGCTGACATTGCTGCAGCTTGTACTCTTGAAGGTGTTCGCGGAACGGCTTCTGCTTATGATTATAAAATTCACAGTCTAAAACCACATCCTGGTCAATTAGCATCTGCAATCAATTTGAATAAACTACTAGAAGAAAGTGGAATTCTTCACTCTCACCCAGACTGTGGAAAAGTTCAAGATCCTTACTCTTTAAGATGTGTTCCACAAGTGCACGGCGCTTGTAGACAAACCCTTGCTCATAGTAAGGAAGTACTAGGAATTGAACTTAATGCAGTAACAGACAATCCTCTAATCTTTGTCAACGAAGACGAAGTTATTTCTGGTGGTAACTTTCACGGGGAGGCAATTGCAATGGCCATGGACTATCTTGCAATCGGCTTAGCAGAACTTTGTAATATTAGTGAAAGAAGAGTTGAAAAAATGATGAACCCAACTTTCTCTGATCTTCCAGCATTCTTAACTCCTAATTCAGGACTTAATAGTGGTTTAATGATTGCCCACGTAACAGCAGCAGCATTAACTTCAGAAAACAAATACCTATGTCACCCAGCAAGCGTTGACTCTGTCCCAACTTCAACTGACAAAGAAGACCACGTATCAATGGGCGTGACCGCTGGTAGAAAACTACATGAAGTTTTAGATAACTTGACAAAGTGTCTTTCAATTGAGTTTCTATGTAACACTCAAGCAATTGATTTACTAAGACCACTTAAATCTTCACCAGCTATCGAAGCTCTTATTGCACACGTTAGAAAAACCGTGCCAATGATTGAAGACGACAGAATATTTTATAAGGATATGAACAATATCGAAGCCCTTATCAACAATAACGAACTTCTATCTGTTGTAGAGAAAGTTATTGGAGAATTGAATTAA
- the hutI gene encoding imidazolonepropionase: MRILENISELLTLESALNKDGRHLLPEDLSILNNASVVFDNDNILWVGHTSQLPEQYSVITDRIDCSDLVVTPELVDSHTHIVFGGNRANEYKMRLDGADYQAIANAGGGILYTMNETNKASEQELFDLAVERINRIASYGIGTIEIKSGYSLTYDGELRESLIIDRLKKHFYPRVQIFNTFLAAHAVPKSFKSSSEYLRQVVIPLLKDLAPKNIIDAVDIFHESGYFDEKDTRELFDVAKSLNLAIKIHADEFNDNGGATIASNYQALSADHLLCTGDKGITDLANSSTVATVLPGTGFFLGKPQANAKKMLAAGCKLSIASDYNPGSCHFDNVLFVASLSAPMYPLNSAQLWTGITLNAAHALGLTDQGAIIAGKKPRFSFFNVKNVSEITYNWGRNFAVQKL; encoded by the coding sequence ATGAGAATCCTTGAGAATATTTCTGAGTTATTAACACTCGAGTCTGCACTAAATAAAGACGGTCGCCATCTTCTACCAGAAGATCTTTCGATCCTTAATAATGCCTCTGTTGTTTTTGATAATGATAATATTCTCTGGGTTGGACATACTTCACAACTTCCTGAGCAGTACAGTGTAATCACTGATCGTATTGACTGCTCAGATCTCGTTGTTACGCCAGAGCTTGTCGATTCCCATACACATATCGTATTTGGCGGTAACCGTGCCAATGAATATAAAATGAGATTAGATGGTGCCGATTACCAGGCCATAGCGAATGCTGGTGGTGGTATTCTCTACACGATGAATGAAACGAATAAAGCATCTGAACAAGAGCTCTTCGATCTTGCTGTCGAACGAATTAATCGTATCGCTTCATATGGAATTGGAACTATCGAGATTAAAAGTGGATACTCCCTCACATATGATGGTGAGTTAAGAGAGTCGTTAATTATCGACCGCCTTAAAAAGCATTTTTATCCACGTGTTCAAATTTTTAATACTTTCTTAGCAGCTCATGCTGTTCCAAAGTCATTTAAATCGTCTTCCGAATACTTACGCCAAGTTGTTATTCCTCTGCTTAAAGATTTGGCACCGAAGAATATCATCGATGCCGTAGATATTTTTCACGAATCTGGTTATTTTGATGAGAAAGATACTCGCGAACTTTTTGACGTTGCGAAATCACTCAATCTCGCTATTAAAATCCATGCAGATGAATTCAACGATAATGGTGGTGCGACAATAGCCTCAAACTATCAGGCCCTTAGTGCTGACCATCTTCTATGCACAGGAGATAAAGGTATTACAGATCTAGCAAATTCAAGTACTGTTGCAACTGTTCTACCAGGTACTGGATTTTTTTTAGGTAAACCTCAAGCCAATGCCAAAAAGATGCTAGCAGCAGGCTGTAAACTTTCTATCGCTTCTGACTATAACCCTGGATCATGTCATTTTGATAACGTCCTCTTTGTTGCTTCTCTAAGTGCTCCAATGTATCCATTGAACTCGGCACAATTATGGACAGGAATAACTCTGAATGCTGCTCATGCATTGGGACTAACAGACCAGGGAGCGATTATTGCAGGTAAGAAGCCGCGCTTTTCATTTTTTAATGTAAAGAATGTAAGTGAGATTACTTATAACTGGGGCCGAAACTTCGCCGTTCAAAAGTTATAG
- a CDS encoding TlpA disulfide reductase family protein, with product MQTTKKFFPLNIVVVLSVILLGVFVIPQYDSLFAKKSENISKQFKHYESMLSTLEFKKDDGTKIENSELQKGFVIVNFWASWCQPCLEEFPSLVSLRTKYDNSKLKIIAINSDEPGDIASVKKTKDKYKLNFDIVLDSKGTLTDKYMVSSIPVSIIYHNGKVIEVSKGSKDFLAEEFLEKLNSL from the coding sequence ATGCAAACAACAAAGAAATTTTTTCCATTAAATATTGTAGTAGTGTTGTCAGTTATTTTACTGGGAGTATTTGTAATACCTCAGTACGACTCGCTATTTGCAAAAAAGAGTGAAAATATTTCGAAACAGTTTAAGCACTATGAATCAATGCTATCGACACTTGAATTTAAAAAAGATGACGGAACAAAAATCGAAAATAGTGAACTTCAAAAAGGATTTGTAATTGTTAATTTTTGGGCAAGCTGGTGCCAGCCATGTCTTGAAGAATTTCCATCATTAGTGTCCTTGAGAACAAAATACGATAATAGTAAATTGAAAATTATTGCAATTAATTCTGATGAGCCAGGTGATATTGCCTCGGTGAAAAAAACAAAAGACAAGTATAAGTTAAACTTTGATATCGTTTTAGATTCCAAAGGAACACTAACAGACAAGTATATGGTTTCTTCAATACCTGTATCTATTATTTATCACAATGGTAAAGTTATAGAGGTATCTAAAGGCTCTAAAGATTTTTTAGCTGAAGAGTTCCTTGAAAAACTAAATAGTCTATAA
- a CDS encoding TadE/TadG family type IV pilus assembly protein, with protein sequence MEHSKKCQAIYIRILTSFRSFVKDEDGQALIEFLFLFLIMVSLSFLMVKNVGVNIGNRWVALLKVITNPTDSVIE encoded by the coding sequence ATGGAACATAGCAAAAAGTGCCAAGCGATTTATATAAGAATATTAACTTCTTTTAGGTCTTTTGTAAAAGATGAAGATGGCCAGGCGCTTATAGAATTTCTATTCCTATTTCTTATCATGGTCTCATTATCATTTTTAATGGTTAAAAATGTCGGCGTAAATATTGGCAACCGCTGGGTAGCTTTACTCAAGGTTATCACCAATCCAACTGATTCTGTAATCGAATAA
- the glpK gene encoding glycerol kinase GlpK produces MYILSIDQGTTGTTAVLIETNSFTIVDKINQEHDQIFPKPGYVEHNLNDIWTATQTTITKILSKNNIDPKSISAIGITNQRETTCAFNNAGAPLANAIVWQDRRTARFCNELKERGLEDSVRHKTGLPLDPYFSATKMKWFIDNNQSVKSALTSNDLKFGNIDTYLLYKLTAGTSYKTDVTNASRTLLMSLDSLNWDDELLDIFNITKDILPEIQDSVGLFGHTKGLSFLPDGIPISGILGDQQAALFGQACFSKGESKCTYGTGAFMLLNTGNEKVYSNSGLLTTVAYKHKDTTMYALEGSSYIAGACVQWLRDNMKFFKSAQEIENLAKSIENLDRVREIFFLPFFTGIGSPYWNPNARAAILGLSRDSGQAEISRAALEGIALSINDLLNAMESDLGEKVTSLKVDGGAVANNLLMEIQANFSLMDIVRPKVIETTAYGAGLAAAIGVELTTIDKLQGIWSEDQTFSPSSNSTDSRDYYLPKKSEWTNYIKRLF; encoded by the coding sequence ATGTACATACTTTCTATTGATCAGGGAACAACTGGTACAACCGCAGTTCTCATTGAAACAAATTCATTTACTATCGTCGACAAGATTAACCAAGAACATGATCAAATATTTCCTAAACCAGGATATGTTGAACACAACTTAAACGACATTTGGACCGCGACGCAAACTACAATTACTAAAATTCTCAGTAAGAATAATATTGATCCAAAATCTATTTCCGCTATCGGAATAACAAATCAACGAGAGACAACATGTGCTTTCAATAACGCCGGTGCCCCGTTAGCAAACGCAATTGTTTGGCAAGATCGTCGTACTGCACGTTTTTGTAATGAACTTAAAGAACGCGGATTAGAAGATTCTGTCAGACATAAAACTGGTCTACCACTAGATCCATATTTTTCTGCAACGAAGATGAAGTGGTTTATCGACAATAATCAGTCAGTCAAGAGCGCGCTAACATCTAATGATCTGAAGTTTGGTAATATTGATACTTACTTACTTTATAAATTAACAGCGGGAACTTCATACAAGACAGATGTTACAAATGCGTCTCGAACACTTCTAATGTCACTTGATAGTCTAAACTGGGATGATGAACTTCTCGATATTTTTAATATAACTAAGGATATTTTACCTGAAATTCAGGACTCAGTTGGCTTATTTGGGCACACTAAAGGTCTTAGTTTTCTTCCTGATGGCATTCCTATCTCAGGTATTCTTGGAGACCAGCAGGCTGCTCTTTTTGGACAAGCATGCTTTTCAAAAGGTGAAAGTAAATGCACTTATGGCACAGGTGCCTTCATGTTACTTAATACTGGAAATGAAAAAGTTTATTCCAATAGTGGTCTACTCACTACTGTTGCATACAAACATAAAGACACTACTATGTATGCTTTAGAAGGTAGTAGCTATATTGCTGGAGCCTGTGTTCAGTGGCTTCGTGATAATATGAAGTTTTTTAAGTCAGCTCAAGAAATTGAAAATCTAGCCAAGTCTATTGAAAATCTTGACCGTGTTCGCGAAATTTTCTTTCTTCCATTCTTTACAGGAATTGGATCTCCTTACTGGAATCCAAACGCACGTGCAGCAATTTTAGGACTTTCAAGAGACTCTGGCCAAGCAGAAATTTCACGAGCAGCTCTTGAGGGTATCGCTCTATCTATAAATGATCTTCTTAATGCAATGGAAAGTGATCTCGGTGAGAAAGTAACTTCTCTTAAAGTTGATGGTGGTGCTGTTGCGAATAATTTACTTATGGAAATTCAAGCAAATTTCTCTTTAATGGATATCGTTCGCCCAAAGGTTATCGAAACGACAGCTTATGGAGCAGGTTTAGCTGCAGCCATAGGAGTTGAACTTACAACAATAGATAAGCTACAAGGTATCTGGAGTGAAGATCAAACCTTCAGTCCTTCATCTAATTCTACAGACTCTAGAGACTATTATCTTCCTAAGAAATCTGAGTGGACTAATTATATAAAAAGATTATTTTAA